One Aegilops tauschii subsp. strangulata cultivar AL8/78 chromosome 7, Aet v6.0, whole genome shotgun sequence genomic window carries:
- the LOC109759646 gene encoding 26S proteasome regulatory subunit 10B homolog A-like encodes MAATADDARRAAAVAKYRASLLAYRERQSLLSTGEENLKKARKERGITDEHVKAFQCVGQIVGEVLRPLGGDRFIVKARSGPRYLVNCRSKLNKENLKTGTRVCLDPSTLTIMRMLPREVDPLVFNMVHEDPGNVSFSAVGGLSDQIREIRETIELPLMNPELFLRVGITPPKGVLLYGPPGTGKTLLARALASNIDVNFIKVVSSAVIGKYIGESARIIREMFAYARNHEPCIIFMDEIDALGGRRFSEGTSADREIQRTLMELLNQLDGFDELGKVKIIMATNRPDVLDPALLRPGRLDRKIEIPLPNEQARMEILKIHAAGMAKHGEINYEAAAKLAEGFNAADLRNICTEAGMAAIRAERDYAINEDFMKGVRKLTELKKLESSANYKADFGRG; translated from the exons ATGGCCGCGACCGCCGACgacgcccgccgcgccgccgccgtcgccaagTACCGCGCCAGCCTCCTCGCCTACCGGGAGCGCCAGTCCCTCCTCAGCACAG GGGAAGAGAACCTGAAGAAGGCTAGGAAGGAGCGGGGGATAACTGATGAGCATGTCAAGGCGTTTCAGTGTGTTGGGCAGATAGTGGGGGAGGTGCTGCGCCCGCTTGGCGGCGACCGCT TTATCGTCAAGGCTAGGAGTGGTCCTCGATACCTTGTCAACTGTCGCAGTAAGTTGAACAAGGAGAACTTGAAAACGGGCACACGCGTGTGTCTTGACCCGAGCACACTTACAATCATGCGCATGCTTCCGCGTGAG GTCGACCCTTTAGTGTTCAACATGGTTCATGAGGATCCAGGGAATGTCAGCTTCTCTGCTGTTGGAGGGCTATCTGACCAGATCAGGGAAATTAGGGAGACCATCGAGCTTCCGCTCATGAACCCTGAACTGTTTCTCCGTGTTGGTATTACGCCACCCAAG GGAGTGCTCCTCTACGGCCCACCTGGAACTGGGAAGACACTGCTGGCTAGGGCTCTTGCAAGTAACATAGATGTGAACTTTATTAAG GTTGTCTCAAGTGCAGTCATTGGTAAGTATATTGGTGAGAGTGCTCGGATAATAAGGGAAATGTTTGCATATGCACGTAATCACGAG CCGTGCATCATCTTCATGGATGAAATTGACGCACTTGGAGGAAGAAGATTCAGTGAGGGCACAAGTGCTGATCGTGAGATCCAGAGGACGCTCATGGAACTGCTAAACCAGTTAGATGGGTTTGATGAACTTGGAAAG GTGAAGATAATCATGGCGACCAACCGTCCGGATGTTCTGGACCCTGCTCTCCTACGCCCTGGGCGTCTGGATCGCAAGATTGAAATCCCTCTTCCTAACGAGCAAGCGAGGATGGAAATCCTCAAGATCCATGCAGCTGGGATGGCCAAGCATGGTGAAATCAACTACGAAGCTGCTGCCAAGCTAGCAGAG GGATTCAACGCCGCTGACTTGCGCAACATCTGCACAGAGGCCGGCATGGCGGCGATCCGAGCAGAGCGTGACTACGCCATCAACGAGGACTTCATGAAG GGGGTGAGGAAGCTGACGGAGTTGAAGAAGCTGGAGTCCAGCGCCAACTACAAGGCGGACTTCGGCAGGGGCTAG
- the LOC109739880 gene encoding zealexin A1 synthase — MEDTTSRYYSVYLGWALVLVPLALALTWRKRANNGLRLPPGPWQLPVIGSLHHLVRQLPHRALRDLAMRHGPVMLLRLGSVPTMVLSSPDAAREVLKTQDLAFATRRLTATMGVLTCGGRDMIFAPYGDYWRQLRKIAVTEVLTAGRVRSFRAIREEEVATMLRAIQSAGPVVDLRALLSALVSDGTFRAVMGSRCDSKQRDLFLHELDRIVRLATGLNTADLWPSSWLAGRLSNALRRAEEIHASVFGIIKGIIHEHLERREEGQGGEEDVLDVLLKIHKDGVIDMVAVEGVIFDIFTAGSETSATTLEWAMAELMRNPTAMVKATAEVRRAFEGDGTVDEGKLGELPYMRLVIRETFRLHPPLPLMLPRECQEPCKVLGFDVLKGTQVIVNTWALGRDERSWGPDAAEFRPERFESGAGVDVDFRGTDFELLPFGAGRRMCPGMAFGLASVELPFASMLLHFDWEAPNISNPAEFDMTEQIGVTARRKANLLLRPSLRVPLPTSPPH, encoded by the exons ATGGAGGACACCACCTCCCGGTACTACTCCGTCTACCTCGGCTGGGCTCTCGTCCTCGTGCCCCTGGCGCTTGCACTTACATGGAGAAAGAGGGCAAACAACGGTCTGCGGCTCCCGCCGGGGCCGTGGCAGCTGCCGGTCATCGGAAGCCTTCACCACCTCGTCAGGCAGCTCCCGCACCGTGCCTTGCGCGACCTGGCCATGCGCCACGGGCCGGTCATGCTGCTCCGGCTCGGCTCGGTGCCCACAATGGTGCTGTCGTCGCCAGACGCGGCGCGCGAGGTACTCAAGACCCAGGACCTGGCGTTCGCGACGCGGCGGCTCACGGCTACCATGGGCGTCCTCACCTGCGGCGGCCGGGATATGATCTTCGCGCCCTACGGCGACTACTGGCGCCAGCTCCGCAAGATCGCCGTGACGGAGGTCCTTACGGCGGGACGCGTGCGCTCCTTCCGGGCCATCCGCGAGGAGGAGGTCGCCACCATGCTGCGCGCCATCCAGTCCGCCGGTCCCGTGGTGGACTTGCGCGCGCTGCTGTCCGCGCTCGTCTCCGACGGCACGTTCCGCGCCGTCATGGGCAGCCGGTGCGACTCCAAGCAGCGGGACCTCTTCCTGCATGAGCTTGACAGAATAGTCCGCCTTGCCACCGGGCTTAACACGGCGGACCTATGGCCGTCATCGTGGCTCGCCGGACGGCTCAGCAACGCCCTCCGCCGTGCCGAGGAGATCCATGCCAGCGTGTTCGGGATCATCAAGGGCATCATCCACGAGCATCtagagaggagggaggagggccaGGGCGGCGAGGAGGACGTGCTGGACGTGCTCCTCAAAATACACAAAGACGGTGTCATCGACATGGTTGCCGTCGAAGGCGTCATCTTT GACATCTTCACCGCTGGGAGCGAGACGTCTGCGACGACACTAGAGTGGGCGATGGCGGAGCTGATGAGGAACCCAACAGCGATGGTGAAGGCGACGGCGGAGGTACGGCGAGCCTTCGAGGGTGATGGCACGGTCGACGAGGGCAAGCTCGGCGAGCTCCCATACATGCGCCTGGTCATCCGGGAGACGTTCCGTCTGCACCCGCCGCTGCCGCTGATGCTCCCGCGCGAGTGCCAGGAACCATGCAAAGTTCTGGGCTTCGACGTGCTCAAGGGCACGCAGGTGATCGTCAATACCTGGGCACTAGGCCGTGATGAGCGATCCTGGGGGCCCGACGCGGCCGAGTTCCGGCCGGAGCGCTTCGAGTCCGGCGCTGGGGTAGACGTGGACTTTAGGGGGACAGATTTCGAGCTGCTGCCGTTCGGCGCTGGGCGGAGAATGTGCCCCGGGATGGCGTTCGGCCTGGCCAGCGTGGAGCTCCCGTTTGCTAGCATGCTGCTCCACTTTGACTGGGAGGCGCCGAACATCTCAAACCCGGCCGAGTTCGACATGACAGAGCAAATCGGTGTCACCGCTCGGCGGAAGGCCAACCTCCTGCTGCGCCCTTCGCTTCGCGTGCCACTGCCAACCTCTCCACCACATTAA